Proteins encoded by one window of Ignavibacteriota bacterium:
- the rpsQ gene encoding 30S ribosomal protein S17, with translation MNNEVAPVAEVKKTAHKKILVGRVKSNKADKTITVTSERQVSHPLYKKYYKVTKKVMAHDENNDCNIGDLVKIVESRPLSAHKRWNLVEILERAK, from the coding sequence ATGAACAATGAAGTTGCACCTGTAGCAGAAGTAAAGAAAACTGCACACAAGAAAATACTGGTTGGCAGAGTAAAATCTAACAAAGCTGACAAGACAATTACCGTAACTTCAGAGCGACAAGTCAGCCATCCGCTTTATAAAAAATACTATAAAGTTACTAAAAAAGTAATGGCTCACGATGAAAACAACGATTGCAATATCGGTGACCTTGTGAAAATTGTTGAATCAAGACCTTTAAGTGCACATAAGCGTTGGAATCTGGTAGAAATTTTAGAAAGAGCCAAGTAA
- the ykgO gene encoding type B 50S ribosomal protein L36, with the protein MKVQASVKKRNPDDKIVRRKGRVYVINKKNPRFKQRQG; encoded by the coding sequence ATGAAAGTTCAGGCATCAGTTAAAAAAAGAAATCCTGATGACAAAATTGTTCGCCGAAAGGGTAGAGTTTATGTTATCAATAAGAAAAATCCACGTTTCAAGCAGAGACAAGGTTAA
- the rpsM gene encoding 30S ribosomal protein S13: MARIAGIDLPKNKRGIVGLTYIFGIGRTTSEKVLNQAGIDLAKRVSDWSDDEVSRIRQVLDNYKVEGQLRSENQMNIKRLMDIGCYRGLRHRRGLPVRGQRTRTNARTRKGRKKTVAGKKKATK; the protein is encoded by the coding sequence GTGGCTCGTATTGCCGGTATAGACTTACCAAAGAATAAGAGAGGAATTGTAGGACTAACCTATATATTCGGAATTGGCAGGACTACTTCAGAAAAGGTCTTGAACCAAGCAGGTATTGATTTAGCTAAACGTGTATCAGACTGGAGTGATGATGAAGTTTCAAGAATCAGACAAGTTCTTGATAATTACAAAGTCGAAGGTCAGCTTAGAAGCGAAAATCAAATGAATATTAAGCGTTTGATGGATATTGGCTGCTACCGCGGTCTTCGTCACAGACGCGGACTTCCGGTCAGAGGTCAAAGAACACGTACCAATGCACGTACACGTAAAGGTCGTAAGAAAACAGTTGCCGGAAAGAAAAAAGCAACTAAATAA
- the rplP gene encoding 50S ribosomal protein L16, with the protein MLSPKRVKRRKTFRGRMTGKSFRGSTVAFGSFGLKALEPHWITNRQIESARIAINRYLKRDGKVWIRIFPDKPYTKKPLETRMGKGKGSPEGWVAVVRPGRILFEVDGVSRELAEEALRLASHKLPIKTKFVTRTDLVYNETT; encoded by the coding sequence ATGTTATCACCTAAAAGAGTTAAAAGACGCAAAACGTTTCGCGGCAGGATGACCGGAAAGTCATTCAGAGGCTCAACCGTAGCATTCGGTTCATTTGGATTGAAAGCTTTGGAGCCACACTGGATAACTAATCGTCAGATAGAATCTGCACGTATTGCGATTAACAGATACTTAAAACGTGACGGTAAAGTCTGGATAAGAATCTTCCCGGACAAACCCTACACAAAGAAACCTCTCGAAACTCGTATGGGTAAAGGTAAAGGTAGCCCAGAAGGTTGGGTGGCTGTAGTTCGTCCCGGCAGAATTCTATTCGAAGTCGACGGCGTATCGAGAGAACTTGCTGAAGAAGCATTGAGACTCGCTTCTCATAAATTGCCTATAAAAACAAAATTTGTTACACGAACAGATCTGGTTTACAATGAAACCACGTAA
- the rpsH gene encoding 30S ribosomal protein S8 produces the protein MPVTDQISDFLTRIRNAGAAGHKTVDSPSSNIRYHIAEILKDQGYITDVEKIDEGPQGTIRVTLRYYKRKPAIKKVVRISKPGRRVYSSVDELPRVYNGLGIAIVSTSKGVLTAKQARKFNVGGEVLCTVW, from the coding sequence ATGCCAGTAACAGATCAAATATCAGACTTTTTGACACGTATTCGTAATGCAGGTGCAGCAGGGCATAAAACTGTTGATTCGCCAAGTTCGAATATCAGATATCATATTGCTGAAATCCTGAAAGATCAGGGTTATATTACGGATGTCGAGAAAATTGATGAAGGACCTCAGGGTACGATAAGAGTAACTCTGAGATATTACAAAAGAAAGCCTGCAATTAAGAAAGTTGTCAGGATTAGTAAACCGGGCAGAAGAGTATATTCTTCGGTTGATGAATTACCGAGAGTTTACAACGGTTTGGGTATTGCTATAGTATCTACATCGAAAGGTGTTTTGACAGCTAAGCAAGCACGCAAATTTAATGTCGGCGGTGAAGTTTTATGTACAGTTTGGTAA
- the rpsC gene encoding 30S ribosomal protein S3 — protein MGQKTNPIGFRLGIIRNWDANWFDERNVAEKLAEDFKVRNYIRNRKKKAGIARILIERTAKQMRITINTSRPGVIIGRSGKDITQLEEELKKLTGKDVKILISEIKRPELDALLVAENIGQQLEGRISFRRAMKMAVSSTMRMGAQGIRIMCSGRLGGAEMARTEQYKEGRIPLHTLRADIDYGTAEALTIYGIIGIKVWICKGEVIGKQQ, from the coding sequence GTGGGACAAAAGACTAATCCGATTGGTTTTAGATTAGGTATTATCCGCAATTGGGACGCTAATTGGTTCGACGAGAGAAATGTAGCCGAAAAATTAGCCGAAGATTTCAAAGTAAGAAATTATATTCGCAATCGTAAGAAAAAAGCTGGTATTGCAAGAATTCTTATCGAAAGAACTGCAAAACAAATGCGTATTACTATCAATACTTCAAGACCTGGTGTTATTATTGGTCGTTCAGGTAAAGATATTACTCAGCTTGAAGAAGAATTGAAAAAACTTACCGGAAAAGATGTTAAGATTCTTATCAGCGAAATTAAACGTCCGGAATTAGACGCATTACTTGTTGCTGAAAATATTGGTCAGCAGCTCGAAGGAAGAATATCATTCCGCCGTGCTATGAAAATGGCTGTCTCTTCTACTATGAGAATGGGCGCACAAGGTATTAGAATTATGTGCTCAGGTCGTCTCGGCGGTGCCGAAATGGCAAGGACTGAGCAGTACAAGGAAGGTAGAATTCCACTACATACTTTGCGTGCTGATATTGATTACGGAACAGCCGAAGCTCTTACAATCTATGGTATCATCGGTATCAAAGTATGGATTTGTAAAGGCGAAGTTATCGGAAAACAGCAATAA
- the rplE gene encoding 50S ribosomal protein L5, with the protein MAKQKVQQQTGKAGSKKGEFTPEGKRLEDVKQTAKPPVPRLADYYKSTVAPALMNKFQFKSVMQVPKLQKICLNMGVGMATQDLKALQSAINELELISGQRPVVRKAKKAISNFKLRQGMPIGCMVTLRGARMYEFLDRFINIASPRIRDFRGFPDKSFDGRGNYTVGIKEQIIFPEIDVDKVNRITGFDITFVIKSQSDEESFALLSEFGFPFRKKS; encoded by the coding sequence ATGGCTAAGCAGAAAGTACAACAACAAACAGGTAAAGCAGGTTCGAAAAAAGGAGAATTTACTCCGGAGGGTAAAAGGCTTGAAGATGTAAAGCAAACGGCTAAGCCGCCTGTCCCGAGACTTGCAGATTACTACAAAAGTACTGTTGCGCCTGCACTAATGAATAAATTTCAGTTTAAATCTGTTATGCAGGTGCCAAAATTACAAAAGATCTGCCTCAATATGGGCGTCGGTATGGCTACTCAAGACCTTAAAGCACTGCAAAGTGCTATTAATGAGTTAGAGTTAATTTCCGGTCAAAGACCTGTTGTTAGAAAAGCTAAGAAAGCAATTTCTAACTTCAAACTTCGTCAAGGAATGCCTATCGGATGTATGGTTACTCTTCGTGGTGCACGTATGTATGAATTTCTTGATAGATTTATCAATATTGCATCACCGCGTATCCGTGACTTTAGAGGGTTTCCCGATAAAAGTTTCGATGGAAGAGGAAATTATACTGTCGGTATCAAAGAGCAGATTATTTTTCCGGAAATTGATGTAGATAAAGTAAACAGAATCACAGGTTTTGACATTACGTTTGTAATCAAATCACAATCTGATGAAGAATCATTCGCTTTATTATCAGAATTTGGTTTTCCATTCCGTAAGAAAAGTTAA
- the rpsE gene encoding 30S ribosomal protein S5, translated as MVNIKVSELDLKDKLVYVGRTAKVVKGGRRFNFSALVVVGDGNGHVGFGLGKASEVVDAVTKATESAKKNIVKVRLSDNTIPHQVVGKFGAAKVLVRPATAGTGVIASGGIRAVLELAGVQDVLTKSLGSSNPHNTVKAAVAALASLEDATSVAARRGIAVEKVLNG; from the coding sequence GTGGTTAATATCAAAGTATCAGAACTCGACCTTAAGGATAAACTTGTTTATGTCGGCAGAACAGCTAAGGTTGTAAAAGGTGGTAGAAGATTTAATTTTTCTGCACTGGTTGTTGTTGGCGATGGCAATGGTCATGTTGGTTTCGGTCTTGGCAAAGCCAGTGAAGTGGTTGACGCAGTAACTAAAGCTACAGAGTCTGCTAAAAAGAATATTGTAAAAGTCAGACTATCTGATAATACTATTCCACATCAGGTTGTTGGAAAATTCGGAGCAGCAAAAGTTCTAGTCAGACCAGCGACTGCCGGTACTGGCGTAATTGCTTCCGGTGGTATCCGTGCTGTTTTGGAATTGGCAGGGGTGCAGGACGTATTGACTAAGAGCCTTGGTTCTTCTAACCCGCATAATACAGTGAAAGCTGCTGTAGCAGCACTTGCTTCACTGGAAGATGCTACAAGTGTTGCCGCTCGTCGTGGTATTGCGGTTGAAAAAGTATTGAACGGCTAA
- the rplR gene encoding 50S ribosomal protein L18 encodes MKVQYLKAKRRLKRKAHVRSQITGSAERPRLTVFKSESQIYVQIINDVEGKTLVSASSIDKEIRSEVKAGMTKTAKSVLVGNYIAKRAKEANITKVAFDRNGYIYHGRVKALADAARQGGLEF; translated from the coding sequence ATGAAAGTTCAATATTTAAAAGCTAAGCGCAGACTGAAAAGAAAAGCTCATGTTCGCTCCCAGATTACCGGTAGTGCTGAGCGACCACGTCTTACAGTCTTTAAGAGTGAATCTCAGATTTACGTTCAGATAATCAACGATGTTGAAGGCAAAACTCTCGTTTCGGCTTCATCTATTGATAAAGAAATTCGTAGTGAAGTGAAAGCCGGTATGACTAAAACTGCTAAAAGTGTACTTGTTGGTAATTACATTGCCAAAAGGGCAAAAGAAGCAAATATTACTAAAGTAGCATTTGACAGAAACGGCTATATTTATCACGGAAGGGTTAAAGCCCTTGCTGATGCCGCACGTCAGGGCGGATTAGAGTTTTAA
- the rpsS gene encoding 30S ribosomal protein S19: protein MSRSLKKGIFVNYKLLKKVADLNEAKKKQVVKTWARACTITPDFVGHTIAVHNGKNFIPVYVTENMVGHKFGEFSPTRIYRGHAGHRKEQRSAKK, encoded by the coding sequence ATGTCGCGTTCGCTAAAAAAAGGCATCTTTGTTAATTATAAACTACTCAAGAAAGTAGCAGATTTGAACGAAGCCAAAAAGAAACAGGTTGTTAAGACATGGGCTCGCGCTTGTACTATTACTCCTGATTTTGTTGGGCATACTATTGCTGTACATAATGGAAAAAATTTCATACCTGTATATGTGACTGAAAACATGGTAGGTCATAAATTCGGTGAATTTTCCCCAACACGTATATACAGAGGTCATGCCGGTCATAGAAAAGAACAACGTTCAGCTAAAAAGTGA
- the infA gene encoding translation initiation factor IF-1, whose translation MAKQDLIRVDGVIDETLPNTQFIVKLENGHKILAHISGKMRMNFIKILQGDKVTVELSPYDLSKGRIVYRFK comes from the coding sequence ATGGCAAAACAAGATTTAATAAGAGTTGACGGAGTAATTGACGAAACATTGCCGAATACGCAGTTCATCGTTAAACTTGAAAATGGTCACAAAATACTTGCACATATTTCAGGTAAAATGAGAATGAACTTTATAAAAATATTACAAGGTGATAAGGTTACTGTCGAATTGTCTCCTTATGATCTTTCTAAAGGAAGAATAGTTTACAGGTTTAAATAG
- a CDS encoding 50S ribosomal protein L24, with protein MKLKIKKNDIVEVIAGDDKGKSGRVLLVDPKKMTVLIEGVNIHVRHEKPSQRNQNGGRIEKEFPIHYSNVLVIDSDKNATRVGFRKETKGTETSTVRYSKKNNKVI; from the coding sequence ATGAAACTAAAAATTAAAAAAAATGACATAGTTGAAGTTATTGCCGGCGATGATAAAGGCAAATCCGGCAGAGTACTTCTGGTTGACCCTAAAAAAATGACAGTCCTCATTGAAGGTGTCAATATACATGTCAGACACGAAAAACCAAGTCAGAGAAATCAGAATGGTGGGCGTATAGAAAAAGAATTTCCAATTCATTATTCAAATGTTCTCGTCATAGATTCAGACAAAAATGCAACACGTGTCGGTTTCAGAAAAGAAACTAAAGGCACTGAAACAAGTACCGTAAGGTATTCTAAAAAAAATAACAAAGTAATTTAA
- the secY gene encoding preprotein translocase subunit SecY, whose protein sequence is MSKILQTIQNIFKIEELKDRILFTLGILIVVRIGAHITLPGVDVTVLKMMIANQDSNTLFGLFDLFVGGAFSNAAIFALGIMPYITASIIFQLAGVVVPEIQKIQKDGEDGRRKINQYTRILTVFIAALQGWGISIKLANDNVGGIPVVPEAGFLFSLTTIVLLAGGTVFMMWLGEQITERGIGNGISLIIMIGIIAQLPVALMNEWNLVMTGSRLWPVELVVLALLVVIIAAIVLVTQGARRIPVQYAKRQVGNKVFGGTTQYIPLRVNTAGVMPIIFAQSLMFIPNTVATFFPESPFFNTVARLFDFQSFFYAGIYFIMIVFFTYFYTAIIFNPKDIADNMKKQGGFIPGIRPGNNTSEYIESILTRITLPGSVFLGIVAVMPTFVTYFFKVDMLFASFFGGTSLLIMVGVALDTLQQIESHLLMRHYDGFMKSGKIRGRTGVGGF, encoded by the coding sequence ATGAGTAAAATTTTACAGACAATTCAGAACATTTTTAAGATTGAAGAGTTAAAAGATCGTATCTTATTTACTCTTGGAATACTAATAGTTGTTCGTATCGGTGCACACATAACTCTTCCGGGTGTTGACGTTACTGTGCTTAAGATGATGATTGCTAATCAGGACTCTAATACTCTTTTCGGTTTGTTTGACTTGTTTGTAGGTGGTGCATTTTCGAATGCTGCAATTTTTGCTCTGGGCATAATGCCATATATTACGGCATCTATCATATTTCAGCTCGCCGGTGTAGTCGTTCCCGAAATTCAAAAAATTCAGAAAGATGGGGAAGATGGCAGAAGAAAAATTAATCAATACACACGTATTTTAACTGTATTTATAGCTGCTCTTCAAGGCTGGGGTATAAGCATAAAACTTGCCAATGACAATGTCGGTGGCATTCCTGTTGTTCCTGAAGCCGGTTTCCTGTTTTCTTTGACTACTATCGTTCTGCTTGCAGGCGGTACTGTATTTATGATGTGGCTTGGTGAACAGATTACCGAACGTGGTATTGGAAACGGCATTTCGCTCATAATCATGATCGGTATTATTGCACAGCTTCCTGTTGCGCTGATGAACGAATGGAATCTCGTAATGACCGGTTCAAGATTGTGGCCTGTTGAATTAGTTGTACTCGCCTTACTTGTTGTTATTATTGCTGCGATAGTGCTGGTAACACAAGGAGCCCGGCGAATACCGGTACAATATGCTAAGCGACAGGTTGGCAATAAAGTGTTCGGCGGCACAACTCAGTATATACCTCTTAGAGTAAATACAGCAGGTGTAATGCCCATCATCTTTGCTCAATCACTTATGTTTATTCCAAATACGGTTGCGACATTTTTTCCGGAAAGTCCATTTTTTAATACCGTAGCAAGATTATTTGACTTTCAGTCATTTTTCTATGCAGGTATATATTTCATAATGATTGTGTTTTTTACATATTTTTATACAGCAATTATTTTCAATCCAAAAGATATTGCCGATAACATGAAAAAGCAGGGTGGCTTTATTCCCGGCATTAGACCCGGAAATAATACCTCTGAATATATCGAGTCAATTCTAACCAGAATTACTCTACCCGGTTCGGTATTCCTTGGTATTGTTGCTGTTATGCCTACGTTTGTTACCTACTTCTTCAAAGTAGATATGCTGTTTGCATCTTTCTTTGGAGGTACAAGTTTGTTAATCATGGTTGGTGTTGCTCTTGATACTCTTCAGCAAATCGAATCACATCTACTGATGCGTCATTATGATGGATTTATGAAAAGCGGTAAGATTCGGGGTAGAACCGGCGTAGGTGGATTTTAA
- the rplV gene encoding 50S ribosomal protein L22, translating into MEAKALKRYIPSSPLKMRLVIDMIRGKNAAEAINILRFSPKHAARVAEQVLRSAIANLNVKAEQNEIAFNDEDIYVKTAFVNGGPAAKRILPAPMGRAFRIKKRSNHLTIIVATPTEDENVSGNESSNKE; encoded by the coding sequence ATGGAAGCAAAAGCTCTAAAAAGATATATACCGTCATCACCTCTGAAAATGAGACTTGTGATAGACATGATTCGTGGCAAAAATGCTGCAGAGGCAATTAATATATTAAGATTCTCGCCAAAGCATGCAGCTCGTGTCGCAGAACAGGTATTACGTTCGGCTATCGCCAATCTCAATGTAAAAGCTGAACAGAATGAAATTGCTTTTAATGATGAAGATATTTATGTTAAGACTGCCTTCGTTAACGGTGGACCGGCTGCTAAAAGAATATTACCGGCTCCAATGGGTAGAGCTTTCAGAATCAAAAAACGCTCTAATCATTTGACTATTATTGTAGCGACACCAACAGAGGATGAAAATGTTTCCGGTAACGAATCAAGCAACAAGGAGTAA
- the rpsK gene encoding 30S ribosomal protein S11: MAKKKVKKKVVSDIHGKAFIRATFNNVQVTITDMYGNTLCWSSAGKNGFRGSKKNTPYAAQVSAEKSAKEAYDMGLRKIDVMVKGPGSGREAAVRALASAGLEIHSIVDRTPIPHNGCRPPKRRRV; the protein is encoded by the coding sequence GTGGCAAAAAAGAAAGTCAAAAAGAAAGTTGTCTCCGATATACATGGTAAAGCATTTATCAGAGCTACTTTCAATAATGTGCAAGTAACTATAACTGATATGTATGGTAACACCCTTTGTTGGTCTTCCGCAGGTAAGAACGGATTTAGAGGTTCTAAAAAGAACACACCTTATGCCGCTCAGGTTTCAGCAGAAAAATCAGCAAAAGAAGCTTATGATATGGGTTTACGAAAAATTGATGTTATGGTTAAAGGTCCTGGTTCGGGACGTGAAGCCGCTGTTCGTGCGCTAGCTTCGGCAGGTCTCGAAATTCATAGTATTGTTGACCGTACTCCAATACCGCACAATGGTTGTCGTCCGCCAAAAAGAAGAAGAGTATAA
- the rplF gene encoding 50S ribosomal protein L6 has protein sequence MSRIGKKPITVPDKVKVSFNEGIVVAAGPLGQLQYKIPESIKLNMDDNTITFSRESDERHIRALHGLSRALTANIIEGVYKGFERNLVIEGVGYKAELRNGKLFMSLGFSHPILIIPPDGISFEVPTATTIKIKGIDKQLVGLFAAKIRQIRPPEPYKGKGVRYQGEYIRRKAGKTSAK, from the coding sequence GTGTCAAGGATTGGTAAGAAACCTATAACAGTTCCTGATAAAGTTAAAGTCAGCTTTAATGAAGGTATAGTTGTTGCAGCAGGACCTCTTGGTCAATTGCAATATAAAATTCCGGAATCTATTAAGTTAAATATGGATGACAATACTATTACTTTCAGCAGAGAAAGCGACGAGCGTCATATTCGCGCTCTTCATGGCTTATCAAGAGCTTTAACTGCTAATATTATAGAAGGTGTTTATAAAGGTTTTGAAAGAAACCTTGTGATAGAAGGTGTGGGCTATAAAGCTGAGTTAAGAAACGGCAAATTGTTTATGTCCCTTGGCTTTTCGCACCCCATATTGATAATTCCGCCCGATGGCATATCATTTGAAGTGCCTACGGCTACAACTATCAAAATAAAAGGTATTGATAAGCAGCTTGTTGGATTATTTGCTGCCAAGATTAGACAGATCAGACCGCCGGAACCATACAAGGGTAAAGGTGTCAGATATCAGGGTGAATATATTCGTCGTAAAGCCGGTAAGACTTCGGCTAAGTAA
- the rpmC gene encoding 50S ribosomal protein L29 has translation MKPRNAKDLKELNDEELSLLYTESIETLSKQNFQHALKQLHDTAYLNILRNDIARIKTILNERLRAKQNG, from the coding sequence ATGAAACCACGTAACGCTAAAGATTTAAAAGAGCTGAACGACGAAGAATTGTCATTGCTTTATACAGAGTCAATCGAAACTCTTTCAAAGCAAAATTTTCAGCACGCTCTAAAGCAATTGCACGATACTGCTTATCTTAATATTTTAAGAAACGATATAGCAAGAATTAAAACCATTTTAAACGAACGTTTAAGAGCTAAGCAAAATGGATAA
- the rplB gene encoding 50S ribosomal protein L2 has translation MAIRTLKPITPGTRFYSVSEFNEITTDRPHKPLTAPIKKSGGRNNTGRITSRHRGGGHKRRYRIIDFKRNKHGIPATIKTIEYDPNRNARIALVEYQDGEFRYILAPAKIKVGDVIISGPDVEYKDGNALPLKKIPVGLFIHNVELKPGKGGQIARSAGSQVQLVANEGRFAHLKMPSGEIRLVPNVCYATLGSVGNADHENILWGKAGRLRWFGIRPQTRGMAMNPVDHPMGGGEGTSKSGGGRQHPRSPWGKYAKGLKTRRNKPSDKLIIRNRKSK, from the coding sequence ATGGCAATTAGAACACTAAAACCGATTACGCCGGGTACGAGATTTTACTCAGTAAGTGAATTTAACGAAATCACTACTGACAGACCTCATAAACCGCTGACAGCTCCGATTAAGAAATCGGGCGGCAGAAACAATACCGGTAGAATAACTTCACGTCACAGAGGCGGAGGTCACAAAAGACGTTACAGAATTATAGATTTTAAACGTAATAAACACGGTATTCCGGCTACTATAAAAACTATTGAATATGACCCTAACCGTAATGCACGTATTGCTTTAGTAGAGTACCAAGATGGTGAGTTCAGATATATTCTCGCTCCTGCTAAAATTAAAGTAGGTGATGTGATTATTTCGGGTCCTGATGTAGAATATAAAGATGGCAATGCACTTCCGCTTAAAAAAATTCCTGTTGGTTTGTTCATACATAATGTTGAACTTAAGCCTGGAAAAGGCGGACAGATTGCAAGATCAGCCGGCTCTCAGGTACAACTTGTAGCAAATGAAGGCAGATTCGCACATCTTAAAATGCCATCAGGTGAAATCAGACTGGTTCCAAATGTTTGCTATGCTACTTTAGGTTCAGTTGGCAATGCCGATCATGAAAATATCCTTTGGGGTAAAGCAGGAAGACTTCGCTGGTTTGGTATTCGTCCGCAAACACGCGGTATGGCAATGAACCCGGTAGATCACCCTATGGGTGGTGGTGAAGGTACATCAAAATCAGGTGGTGGTCGTCAGCATCCACGCTCCCCTTGGGGCAAATATGCAAAAGGTTTGAAAACTCGCAGGAACAAACCATCAGATAAGTTAATTATTAGAAACAGAAAGTCAAAATAG
- the rpsN gene encoding 30S ribosomal protein S14, which yields MSKTSVTARNEKRRRLIAKYAEKRQLLKANGDLEGLQKLPRNSSPTRLRSRCALTGRGRAVYRKFGLCRNVFRQMALEGKIPGVRKASW from the coding sequence ATGTCTAAAACATCAGTAACCGCACGAAACGAAAAAAGAAGACGCTTAATTGCTAAATATGCAGAAAAACGTCAACTACTCAAAGCAAATGGAGATCTTGAAGGTTTACAAAAATTGCCAAGAAACAGCTCTCCAACAAGACTTAGAAGTCGTTGCGCTCTTACCGGAAGAGGTAGAGCAGTTTATCGTAAATTCGGATTGTGCAGAAATGTATTTCGTCAAATGGCGCTTGAAGGGAAAATCCCGGGCGTTAGAAAGGCAAGTTGGTAA
- the rplO gene encoding 50S ribosomal protein L15 translates to MKHIGNLTYAEGAKSKSKRIGRGPGSGHGGTSTRGHKGQKSRSGAKISRFKEGGQMPINRRLPKFGFFNRFRVEYQTVNVSRLQELVDNNCFENNSVTFESLFQLGVIKKKSLPLKILGNGDLTAALNITAHKFSESAKNKIESAGGTVIINE, encoded by the coding sequence ATGAAGCATATTGGTAATTTAACCTACGCAGAAGGTGCTAAATCAAAGTCCAAAAGAATAGGACGCGGTCCCGGTTCGGGACATGGCGGTACTTCTACACGCGGTCACAAAGGTCAAAAATCACGCTCCGGCGCCAAGATATCGCGTTTTAAAGAAGGTGGGCAGATGCCTATTAACAGAAGATTACCAAAATTTGGTTTCTTCAATCGCTTTAGAGTGGAATATCAAACTGTTAATGTTTCAAGACTGCAGGAACTTGTTGATAATAACTGCTTCGAAAACAATTCAGTAACTTTTGAATCGTTATTTCAGCTTGGAGTTATTAAAAAGAAAAGTTTACCACTCAAAATTTTGGGAAATGGTGATTTAACTGCAGCTTTGAATATCACAGCACATAAATTTTCAGAGTCAGCTAAGAACAAAATTGAGTCAGCCGGAGGGACCGTAATAATAAATGAGTAA
- the rpmD gene encoding 50S ribosomal protein L30: protein MGKLKITQTKSVIKRVHKQKKTIEALGLGRPNYSNVLPDNPQTRGMIEVVKHLVTVEEVSE from the coding sequence ATGGGTAAACTTAAAATTACTCAAACTAAAAGTGTTATTAAAAGAGTGCACAAACAAAAAAAGACTATCGAAGCTCTCGGGCTTGGAAGGCCTAATTACAGCAATGTATTGCCAGACAACCCACAGACAAGAGGTATGATCGAAGTTGTTAAGCACTTAGTCACAGTAGAAGAAGTTTCAGAATAA
- the rplN gene encoding 50S ribosomal protein L14, translating into MVQEESNLTVADNSGAKRMRVIRVLGGHGKKYAGLGDLVVCAVKAAIPNGAVKKGQVVKAVIVRTAKEVGRRDGSYIRFDDNAAVILNDKGEPRGTRIFGPVARELRERNYMKIVSLAPEVI; encoded by the coding sequence ATGGTACAAGAAGAATCTAATCTAACTGTTGCCGATAATTCAGGCGCAAAAAGAATGAGAGTTATCCGAGTTCTTGGTGGTCACGGCAAAAAATATGCAGGACTTGGCGATTTGGTCGTATGCGCTGTAAAAGCGGCTATTCCAAACGGAGCAGTGAAAAAAGGTCAAGTTGTAAAAGCTGTTATAGTTCGCACAGCAAAAGAAGTTGGAAGACGCGATGGCTCATATATCAGATTTGATGATAATGCAGCAGTAATCCTGAATGATAAAGGCGAACCACGCGGTACTCGCATTTTTGGACCGGTTGCTCGAGAGTTGCGTGAAAGGAATTATATGAAAATTGTTTCACTCGCTCCTGAAGTAATTTAA